The Puntigrus tetrazona isolate hp1 chromosome 3, ASM1883169v1, whole genome shotgun sequence nucleotide sequence TGCATTGAAGTGTAATATACAGTACTTTCATATCTTTTATTAATAAGTAAGGCTCCAGCACcttcaattacaaaaaaaggagTCTAGTTATGTTGATGTAAAAAGTAAGTACAGTGATGAAGGGTCTGATGCCTAAAGCCATAAAACAGTTCAAGGGTGACAGATTAACTTGAGCTTtgagagggagggaaaaaaatacacctCCTTTAATTTTACAGAATGTGATGtcttaaatgttaatgaaatgGGAATGTGTGGAACAGCGAAGGATGAGATCAGTCTTTTCAGATTGTTGAGACAAATGACATCGAAAATATAGAGAAACTTTGTTCACTAAGAGTAAAGCTGCTTGGTCGATTATTTTCTGTCTGGAGATTGTCAAGCTTAGATACCAGCCTTAGAAGAATGACCCCAAATCCCACCCACAACAAGCATGTTTACTTGACACTAGGTGGCAGTGTAATTCGCAGTTTTACTTTGTTGACATATGGGTTAGGTCACATATCAACTGAATCAGTTCAGCACTTTTTATGATACTTGGGTGGGGTGGGGGGGATATAAGTACAATTGTTTCTACATAGTAAAGTGCATAATATGTTTGTAGTAAGTttgcatatgtttttgtatCAGATTTGATACGTCAGGTTTGTACGGCCTTTATGGTGTTATGCAGTGAGAAAATGAAgccaaaaaatgaaatagtCAACTGAAATTTCTCTATATCCCACAACTTAGTAATAggatttaatatttagattgagatttttttttttttttttagacagcagcagcagcagcagcagcaacaacaacaacaacaaaatgcaagatcattacaatatttttttttattttatttttttaaacaaatgtttataacATGCTTATAGACCAAATATTATACCTtggagtatttattttttaatttttttttgaaggttgCCTGTTTTTTGGTATGTTATCTATTAAACCAAAGCAAACCCTTTTACAGTATATGTTCTAATGGTATAATATACAGTGCGGAGTATGTATCCTATacgcagtaaaaaaaaaaattttgcatGCTATGACTACAGGAGTAATGCAGTTCTGCGCTCAGTGACctctgaaaaagaaataaatgtgtagTCAATAAATGTCTAGACATTAGACAGATGTTAATTATCGGatgttttctatttcatttattcattttaattagttttcttATTGAATCCTTTACCTTTTAGAAGACACTTTAGAGAGGAAGCTCAGAGAAACTATTTACTCTTCGGGCACACAGGCTCACCCTTAACAATAAACCATGCCTCATTGTGTCGGTTCACAATCTTCAATGGGCTGAAAAACACGcatacacaaaacaataaatgtaagaATTACTCAAATCAAAGAATATTACTAGCAGAAAGGAGGTAAACTAAGTGCACCTGTTATAGCCGACATTATAGTGGTAGTCTGTCTCATAAGTCGCTTGCACATTATTCAGCGCCGTCTTCAGACTATCGGTCTGTGATGTGACCACAGGTGAAAACATCCAGCCCCCGTAGCTCTTGACGTATACTTTCATATCTGGAGTGTTTGTTAAATACACCTACAAAAAAAGTGCAAGAGCAagttcttaataaaaaaataacaaaactttCAGTGAAATAGAAATCACAGAAAATATCAAAGAGACTTACAGAGGGATCAGTAGGTTTGGGTGGATTGGCCTGGTGTTTGGAGGGAAGGAGGAAGCTGAGGCCATAGACGGATGACTGCCACAAGCTTGCGCTATCATTGACTTTAATGAGGACCGGTGCAGTCATGTCAATCTTTGCACCTAGAAAATAAGGGTTATAATTTGATTATGTGGAtaaatttgatttgtttgtggGGAACCTGCTTCCAGTGAACGCTGTGGGTTGTGATTAGAAGTAATACAGCTCCGACcggaaaatgaaatcaattttCTACCTGTCAGATTGTGTCTACACATACCCCCAAACCTGCccttaatggaaaaaaatgcaataatggaAAAAGTAGCAATTATTGTCGTACAATGTGACAAAATATTACGCTGTATTGATGCGGGCCTGTCCAGTAGCCCCATACGTATCCCTTCCAGCCCAAAACGTTTGAGGCCGGAAGAAAAACGAACATAAACATCGAAGAGGAGTATGAGAATGAGcggattttcattttcaagtccTTCAAAggttttaatgtcttttttaagATGTTTGGTCCTCTTGCAGTGAATGTAACCCCAAACAAACTCACCGGCCTCATTTTCTCCGGTGATGTATTTATAAAGCTTCCTGAAGGCCTTTGGAGTTGCAATTTCCATGAAATAGGATTCAACTTCTGTGCTCACCCACTTAGCAGCCTCATAGTGTCTTAcctgtaagaaaaataaaaaaaaaagcacttcatCTCATCTGTTTGAGCTTGTCTTTTGAAATTTTAGTCATCTCTTTACTCTCATGTTCGTGTCTCACCTCATAACCATCTCCTTCACAGACCACGTCAAACAGAAAGCACTCTTTTGTCTCCGTGCAGTAACTGGATTCACTAGAGGAGTCCCTGAGAGATGCGAACACAATACGTTAAACTTGACCTATACACAATCTCTGGCTATTCTACAGCTGCAAGGAAGGAGAAAAACGAATCTCACCCAACTCTCCCGTCTACTGTCACTGCAATGAGCAGCACAATTACCCCCGTCAgacaaaacctttaaaacattACCAACAGATTAATGAGCTTACTTTTAGGGAGCTCTAGCAGCAACATGTTCGAAGTCATTTTTATGGTGCTGCTGTGGTTTATACAGCAGCGTACGAGTACTTACATGTTGTAGCTCGAGGAAGTATGCACATGTGCGTCTGCAAGctgttatttatacatgtaACGTTATGAAATCTGTTCCCTCCTTCAAGACACGCCCCCACACTGCAGTCATGTAAGCATGTTAAGTAAGAGTTCATGTCATCCACTAGGGACAGtatttcatcttcattttttGGATTATTTGACTGTCAAATAGCCATGAAATCTCAAAATAATGATTCCACAAGTTTTGTTGTTGGAAACGTCTTTCCGCTATAAAGATTGCATATTGTCAAACATATTTTCATActttgcaacattttattacagctcagcactgctttttttttttttttttttgcagttgtttgtgattttatacATTCTGTCGAAGACATTGATGTAAAATAAGCAAACAGAACCTTTGACCACAGACTGACCACAGCTCTGTTCACGCTCTGCAGTAGTGAATGTGACAGTCATCCAGATGTTTAAGTAGGCTAAATGTCAAAAttgcttaacttttttttttttttttttttttttttttttttttaaatagagtaGAAGAGTATTTTTTCAGGTGACCAACTGCGACTTGAGACTTTGATAAATGGATGGAGGTTGTTGGTCCATACAGAGTCTTTTTTcctatattgttttaatatctcTGCAAGCGCATCTAAGTAATGTTTCGATACAGAATTAATTATGGACTCATAGTTTGAAATATAACTAGCGTACccagatatttatatatttgtccGATTTCATAAtgatttcaaatacattttgaaataacgCTATAGTccgaaaacaaaaataagtctGTGTTAAATGGCTGAACACCCCCAAAAATGTATTCGATACCCACATAGAGATTTAATAAAGATAATAGTTCTTTGTGTTCGATTCAGGATATACAAGATTCAAAGGAAGATTCTTTCTCCTCTTGTTGCTTTCTGATATCTTTTAGATTAGGGTTTTGTAATGGTTGGGTGTAGCTGGGTGTCTTGTTTCATGCATTGTACAGTTCACTATACATAAAAAAGCCTCTCAACATGTGATATGATTACTCATCAAAGCAGTTACACAAAGACAACATTAGGTAAAaggatgatgtaacagaaaagACAAAGTGCTCATAAATCATCCACAAttccagatttttatttaacattattgttaAACACATTGTCTGtctttggccttttttttttaatccctgCAGATGTCCCTGAAATCTTCATTAGAGTTCGCCATGCAACTCTTATGTGTGTATGGCAGCTTATGTAAGGCTGATCTGTTTTGCTCATCAGGAGCTGTCTGCTTTTTCTTCGTAAGTGCCTGTATTTGTTAGTTGTGTGAAGAGTAGTCTAAAAACGGGGGATTACAAAAATTTGAACCTGAGAAAGAGAACAACTAATGTTTTGAAAGCTAGaaaatcaaattatttcttaACAAATACTTTTCTTAGGTTTCGTGTAAACTTAAAGACTAGGAAACACTATACAAAAAAGGTCTCGTTTGTTAACGTGCTAATGCATTTTCTAACATTTGAAAAACTCTGAAAAGgtatattttacagcattgaTCAACCTCaatgttaatgaaatattttcattttagaccAAAGATGCAACTTTTGAATTTAAACCTGACTGTAAATGCTTAGATCAATCCTGACATTAGTTAAGTAAATAttgaatgctttaaatattgtttgttgttAATTCCTAGTATGTATTTTCAACAATGTCAACAAACtgaactttattgtaaagtgtaacAGATTATTCTTATGTGGCTTTTTATGATTCTATTAAAGAcaacataacaataaaaatatgaggGGGAAATATACtaacttaaatatacaaataaacatactaAACTGCAGTATAATACAATTCAAGGAATAAGGAGAGGAACAGGGTATGATCGACATTTAAAGAAGTATATCTGGGCTTTGTATTCAACATGACATCACAGTGCTGCCAAATGCTCTagactctgattggctgacggtCATTTCAACTATTTCCAAGTTTCATGTCACGTCAGTAAATCGTCTGCATCACTGAAAACCACAAATGCTCCCTCTTGGATACACACCGCAGCAGGGGGTCAGTCATTGCTTATCTGGATTTTATGTTTGGTGTATGTTGCACTGTGTTCATATAGCCTGCGgtacattacatattttattcagtcTGCTTATAGCCTTGATGCATTGGTTACTTTGAGTGAATTATTTGCAATTACATCAAAGGTTACATGAGGTTTCATTCAAAGCAGCAGCTGAAGTGATTCAGCGGTTTAACTGCTGCTTCAGGTGCTGCTGTCAGAGTCTTCGTCAGACTCTTCTTCAATGTCATCTAGAATGAGCTCATTGATGCTTTCTATCAGACTCCCCTGGCTCAGGCAGGTGTTGACGGTGGATCCGCTGCTGATGTGAGCGGGGCTGGGGTAAACCACGCGTGGCTTCCTGTTCTTCTGTCTGCTGTGTGGGTGAACGCATTCCGTACCAGGTACATGGGGCTCTAGGTAAGGCAAATGTGCAGATGGTTATATCCATGCAGTTCGGTTTGAAATGTGCAAAACAGGTATGATAGGGCATTCTTAATGAGACACAGTGGGGTCCATAAATCTAAGAACGCCTGTGTTCACAGAATTCCAAAATAAgaaatttaaagtttttaattttaaacccgTGAGCATATATTGCAAACCGAAAACACATAAATGTTCTGATGCACAATGAACGGCAAATATCTAAATCACTAATTAAATGTGTTGATGTATAAAcgtgtgattttaataaatgtctgaaCTCGTATTTTGCGAGACATTTCAGATGTTCTTGCTTTTAATTGATTATCAGGTTTTACAGAAACTTGTGGAGTTTGTACAGCTTCATTACAGCTGGTATTAAAGCAATATATTGAtggtacatttttgtactttaatatTTGGATTTACAAGCAGCTCTTTGCTTGTCAAGACAATTCATAAACTTGTGGATTACTATAGATATATTctatatactatttattattttggtgtttttagcagctgtttggactctaattctgacggcacccattcacagcagaggatttattgtaatgtaaaatttctccaaatctgttctgatgaagtaATCATTTTCACCAATTATAAATTAaggtaaaaatgtacttttaatgtaatttgtaatGAACATCCTGTTTGAAATTAGACATTTTCAATAGAACAAAAGCATTTATGCTAGTGGTCTCAGACTTCCCAAAGATGCTGGATATTTACTctgattacattttatgttaaaatggtGATCCATACCAGATTTGTtggcatttttataatataaaatgttaactaGCATTAAGTTACTGTGTCAACACAAGAcctgaccctggaccacaaaatcattttttttttttttttttcaaattgagatttaaacatcatctgaataaataagctttccaatgatgtatggtttgttaggattgatgcaactatttgaaaatctggaaaagGGTGCAAagaatctaaatattaagaaaatggcCTTTAATGTTGTCCATATGAATTTCTAAAAAATGCTAATCAATCctaatcaaattattatttttttttatagatttacaGTGAGACatctacaaaatatttacttaatgatttttggcataaaacaaaataaataattctgacctatacaatgtattttttggctattgctacttGTTACCGGTTTtatgctccagggtcacaagtGATTATTTGGTTATTTACCAATAACTTGCACATCGTGACATCAGTCAAAAATTAAAGTCAAAGTCTTCTTAGAAGCGGAGCATACTTAAAGCGGAACAAATTTAGATTTCACGTcagcttttaaagaaaatgaatggtACGATTGAAGAAATGAGCTGTAGCCACACTTAACTCTGCAGGCCCTGTGTTGATCTTATGGCTCAATACAAAAGGTAACGTGGTTTGGAAGTTTACAGATTTTAACATCGCTTTTATCGATTGATATATGTGCTCTGAAAAGGATAGAATTAAAGCCTGCTATGACGCTTTGAGATTGTGCGAGACCTCTAGTGGTCTAGTGCTTCTGTCAAACAGCATCAAATTACCCATTCGATTATAACAGTCTTCAGCAAGGCAGCTGTGCTGATTTCTGCTTCTAGGCCCAGGCATCATACTCCTCTTCCTGGGTGGCAGAATCTTTGAGGGGAAAATGGCTGAGCGACAGCCATAACAAGGCGAACGTCCATCCATCCGCCCAAAACCcctaacaaaaacataaattgttAATCCTCATCGCGTGCAACGAAAGACGGCGATACAGTGCAGCGTAAATATCATCTTACTTGAAGGTCCGCAAACAGTTTGGACAGTTAAACTCTGCTATACCCCACATTTTGTTGGCTGGCACAGGATCGTACTTCCTTTTGCATCGGTGACAGCGTGACACCTTTAACAAGCCAAGTGCACACGGATGAGTGCTAAATATGGGAGGAGCATGGGGTGGATGTGTTTTAATCATGTAACGTGTGGTCAGACGTTATACCCTTTTCCTCTGAGGCACACGTCTCCACCAATCCCTGTCACATGACTCGCAGGCAAACTGATGTATGACAGAAGGGATCTGGTTTTCCTGAGCCTGGTCAAACATTCGTTTGTTTTCCTCTGTTAACGGCAGAACTCGTAGACGTGCCCCGAGCTCCTGCAAGCATGTCCGTGCACGTTAGTGTACTTACAGCACATACTGTTAGTGTACTTGCACACACTCCGTGCCATATTGATAATTCAAGCAAACAATGCAAAGCAACTAACCGCTATATCGGTatcatcattgttttttttcttgcccGGTGCCTGAAGCGAGACGGAAGTGATGCAGTAAGACCACAGTATAACAcgatattttatttatcctgTAAATACTCATCCATGATGGAAGCTCGTTCTTACTTGCGCTGAAAAACCGGCACCACTGGATCCAGATGACCTGGTGGGTTTTTCTTcctataaatttttttttaggactaTCACCATTATACAATTAAAACTGTTAAGTAAACAGCAGTAACTGGTACTTtcatcttttgtgtgtgtgtgtaacaacaAATCACGTTTGCAGGGTGTTAGGAGATGGTTGGGGTGTTACCTGTTGTTTTTCATCGGCTGTGAGCTTCATAACCACGTTCTACAGGAGCGCAGAGAAAGTGTTGATGAATGACACAGATTTGACCCAAGCAAGCATATGGGCAGCTGTGTCACTCTTAATATCTTTGCGTTAGATGACAAATGGCtttcttttaaatgctaaatcCGACTTGGGTTTTGCTACAAGATACACCTACGTGCTCTTTCCATAAATTTGCATAAATTGCTTCAAACTCACTCGCACCATACCTTAGCTACGGGGTCGTTATTCAAAGCCGACTCGTCTTCCTCGTCCAGCTCTgcgtaaacaaaaaaaaaaacgcagcaAATAAATATGTGCGGTCAATGCAAacgtaaaaatattaaaactatacaAAACTGGCCCGGTAAATAATACGCTTATGAGACATGACTCTTAAGAGAAAAAGAGTTGCACTTTACCCCTGTCGTTATCTGCCAGGGCGACGCACATTGCAACCATACGATGGTTGTTTCCATAGCGTCGCATGAGCAATACCGCCTTGTCGATTTCAATAAGTCCATGAAACTTCTCTCTCAATCGCCTCACACTTTTCTCCAACTAGGTCAAGAGGTGGTAAACGCAATTGCATTTATCGATCTCTATTTGAACAACAACGCTGCGTAAAACTGAGTGAGATACTCGCGCGTGGCCTTTAAAATTAATACAGAGGTGATTTCATATGCAAGGAAAAACAATAAGCAGTTAACCTACGTACAAATATGCGCTATGACAGCTGAGGAAGTTACTGCACTATACTTCCTTTTTAATAGCGTGTCA carries:
- the soul5 gene encoding heme-binding protein 2; protein product: MFCLTGVIVLLIAVTVDGRVGDSSSESSYCTETKECFLFDVVCEGDGYEVRHYEAAKWVSTEVESYFMEIATPKAFRKLYKYITGENEAGAKIDMTAPVLIKVNDSASLWQSSVYGLSFLLPSKHQANPPKPTDPSVYLTNTPDMKVYVKSYGGWMFSPVVTSQTDSLKTALNNVQATYETDYHYNVGYNSPLKIVNRHNEAWFIVKGEPVCPKSK
- the shfl gene encoding shiftless antiviral inhibitor of ribosomal frameshifting protein homolog; translated protein: MSRMREEVELEKSVRRLREKFHGLIEIDKAVLLMRRYGNNHRMVAMCVALADNDRELDEEDESALNNDPVAKNVVMKLTADEKQQEEKPTRSSGSSGAGFSAQAPGKKKNNDDTDIAELGARLRVLPLTEENKRMFDQAQENQIPSVIHQFACESCDRDWWRRVPQRKRVSRCHRCKRKYDPVPANKMWGIAEFNCPNCLRTFKGFGRMDGRSPCYGCRSAIFPSKILPPRKRSMMPGPRSRNQHSCLAEDCYNRMEPHVPGTECVHPHSRQKNRKPRVVYPSPAHISSGSTVNTCLSQGSLIESINELILDDIEEESDEDSDSST